A genomic region of Candidatus Paceibacterota bacterium contains the following coding sequences:
- a CDS encoding myo-inositol-1-phosphate synthase, which yields MAKNIRVGIVGVGNCFAGLIQGIEYYKKHPKKEPIGLMHEKIGAYDFRNIEFVSAFDVGANKIGQPLHKAVFASPNLVKWTTLPPLKTIVRESPILDGI from the coding sequence ATGGCAAAAAATATTCGCGTAGGCATTGTCGGTGTGGGCAATTGTTTTGCCGGACTTATACAGGGGATTGAATATTACAAAAAACATCCGAAAAAAGAACCGATAGGGTTGATGCACGAGAAGATAGGGGCGTATGATTTCAGAAATATTGAGTTCGTGAGCGCTTTTGACGTTGGCGCGAATAAAATAGGACAGCCGCTTCACAAAGCGGTTTTTGCTTCTCCAAACCTTGTAAAATGGACAACGCTTCCGCCTTTAAAAACGATTGTGCGGGAATCGCCGATTTTGGACGGAATCG